A region from the Aegilops tauschii subsp. strangulata cultivar AL8/78 chromosome 5, Aet v6.0, whole genome shotgun sequence genome encodes:
- the LOC109756333 gene encoding large ribosomal subunit protein eL13x-like, whose product MAAGSLDTWSSAPPEQAANILKKLVLTVGISLDQRRKNMSLEGAGDSTPDELSRTIQVQDDSHGGKKHFVEVVKAIDDVNAYKVYDKLRVERMNWHQLGAWMKMATRMEKEEKK is encoded by the exons ATGGCCGCTGGCTCCCTAGACACCTGGTCAAGTGCACCTCCAGAACAA GCAGCGAACATCTTAAAGAAGCTTGTTCTGACCGTGGGCATTTCTTTGGACCAGCGCCGCAAGAACATGTCACTTGAGGGG GCTGGTGATTCTACTCCAGATGAGCTTTCTAGGACCATCCAGGTCCAGGACGACTCTCACGGTggcaagaagcacttcgttgaaGTTGTGAAGGCTATAGATGACGTGAATGCGTACAAGGTATACGACAAGCTCCGTGTTGAGAGGATGAACTGGCACCAGTTAGGAGCTTGGATGAAGATGGCTACCCGCATGGAGAAAGAGGAGAAGAAGTGA